Below is a genomic region from Spirosoma radiotolerans.
TCAGAAAAAGATGCGCGTATCAGACCGTACGGCCATTAAACGACAGGAACCCGTTATCAAACCGTTGCTCGTTCTACGGCCGGAACGGCGCGTGCCTGGTACGGCACCCCTGTGGCGGATTGCCGCCATGCTGACGCTGGTGGCGGGTATGGGCTGGCTCACCTATACCCTCAAGTTCTTCGGGCATCACCATCCGGCGGCAGAAATGGTTGTGTTGACGGCCAATGAGCAGCAAATCAGTAAAACACTGCCCGACGGCACCCGTATTGTACTGAACCGTCACTCGACCCTGCGTTACCCGACGGCTTTTGCGGAGGAACGCCGGGACGTTGCCCTGACCGGTGAGGCTTTCTTCGATGTGACGCCCGATGCGACGCGCCCATTTCACATTGACGCTCGAAACAGTGTCGTGCAGGTTCTGGGTACGTCCTTTACCATTCGGGCGTACGATGCCAATGTCAGCGTAGCTGTTCGGACGGGAAAAGTGCGGTTCTCGAGGGGCAGAAAAGCGGTATTACTGACCAAAAACCAACAGGCTACGTTCGACGCGTCGGGCGATACGATTCGGAGGTTACGGGCTTCGCCGAACGCTTTTGCCTATAAAACCGGCGTGTTGGTATTCGAGAAAGAGCCGCTGCGGGAGGTTGTGCAGGCCATCAATCAATACTACAATACCGATGTTCAACTGGCCAACGCCCGGCTGGGTAATTGCCTGCTGACCACTCGTTTCGACAAAACACCGCTGGAGACGGTGCTGAGCGTAACCGCCGAAACCCTTGGTTTACAGGTACGTCACGTAGGCAAACAGGTCATTCTGGACGGGAACGGATGCCAGTGAATAGGGGTAAGCAGGCGTATAGCTGTCATGAGGTGAAAAATAACCTTCTGATGAATTCTCTTCGATTTTGCCTCCTTTTGCTTTGTCTTCTTGTTCAAATGCAGGTATTTGCTCAGGACGTACCGCCACTCGAACGCCTGATTACCGTCGATATTCGTAACGCAACCACGGAAAGTGCCCTTCGTGAGATAAGTCGGCTAGGCCACTTTGAGTTTTCTTACAATCCCGCCCGAATCGACGGAAAGGCCGTAGTAACCGTTCGACTTATGAACACGCCCGTTCGGGAGGTGCTGAACCGTGTTTTTCAGAACCAGGTTACGGTCAAATCACGCGGGAATCACGTCATTCTAGTCCGGCGCGAGTTTCCTGAACCAGGCCCTAAAAACTTTCTGCTGGATGGCTATATCCTGGACGAGCAAACCGGTGAGCGAATTGCCCAGGCCAGTATTTTTGAGAAAACGACCCTGGCCTCAACCGTCAGCAATCCCTTTGGCTATTACCGGCTTCGACTACCGACCGATCTCCCCGCGGTTCGTCTGGACGTTCGCAAGCAGGCTTACGTGGGCGAAACGGTGCTTATTCGTTCCCGCCTTTCGCACTCGGTAAGTATCCGAATGACGCCCGTCCCTCCTCGTTTGTCGCTGGAAACGTTACCCATCCGGATCACGGAAGACACGACCCGGTTGATGAGTACGCTGGCAACGCTGCCGGTTGACGTGACCAGCCCGGTAGTGGATACCACGACGCAGCAACGGCCCAAATCTGTCTTGGAGCAGAGCCGCGAGCGCATCACCCGGCTTTTCGTATCCGCCCAGCAATCCATCCACGATGTAAACCTGAGCCGGGATACCCTCTACCGCGATTGGCAGGTGTCGTTTCTGCCCTTTATCGGCACGAACCATCGGTTGAGCGGACGCATCAGTAACCGCATCTCGGTCAACGCCCTGATTGGCTATTCCTTTGGCGTGCGAGCGTTTGAAGTTGGGGGCTTGTTTAACCTTGTTCGAGCCGATGTGACTGGCTTCCAGGCTGCTGGGCTTGGCAATCTCGTTGGTGGCCATGTTCGTGGCGTTCAATTGGCCGGGTTATATAACCTCAACGGCGGTGCGCTGCAGGGCGTGCAGGCCGGTGGTTTATTCAACATCAACCGGAAGCAGGCGCAGGGTGTTCAGTTGGCTGGCCTGTTCAATACATCTATTGGGGAACTGACAAAGATCGTTCAGGTAGGTGGATTGGTTAATGTGGCGGGTAAATCGGTCGGGGGTGTTCAACTGGCTGGATTGGCCAACGTGGCGATGGGCGATGTACGGGGCTGGCAGATAAGTGGCCTCGTAAACCGGGCCAGAACGGTTAGTAGCGGGCATCAGATTGGGCTTATCAACCTGGCGGATTCGTCGGGCAATGTGCCGTTCGGCTTGTTCAGTCATGTCCAAAAGGGCGGATTCCGGCGTGTTGAAGTGGCGGCTAATGAGGTCAACCTGCTCAATCTGACCTACCGAACGGGTGTCAGGCGATTTTACAATATCATTTCAGCTGGTTATAGTTTTGCGCGGGCGGGAAGCCCCGACCTGAGTGCGGGATATGGACTGGGTACGGGCTTTGTGCTGTCGGGATCGACCCTGCTCACCCTGGAGGGAACCCACCATCACCTCTTTTATTTTGACCAGAGCAGTAACGGCGGCTGGAATAATCAGATTCGCCTGAGTACGCTGTTTGAGACAAAGCTCAGTAACCACCTATCGCTGGCGTACGGGCCCTCGCTGAACTGGTATTTCGGTAATGACAATACGACTCGACCAACGCTTCAGCCATCTATTCCCCTTTTCTCCGAGCGAACCGATGCCTTCAGCAATGCCCGGCACTGGGGTTGGGTGGGCTTCCAGGTTGGGCTTCGGTTCGGTAACTCCTGAAGATTGGCTAGTTAATTGCGAAAAAATCAGCCTGGTCGTAGGGGTATATGCTGGCACGACTGTCATGCAGGTGAAAATGGTGCAGTATGACGGAGTTCGCAAATCCGCAACTGCTCTTATCTACCACCAACCAATACAACCAGTTGCCATGAATACTATATGCCGTCAATTGCTCAACCTTTGTTTACTTGCCTTATTATTCAACTTAACGAGCTGTTCATTAATCAGAGAAGATGCTGGCCCCTACCAGGGCGACACCCGAACATACCCCTTCACCGGCTTTGACCAGGTTGACATGGGAAGTGCCTTTCACATTACTGTTCAACAGGGATCGACCTTTGGTGTAACGGTAGAGGGCGACCGCCGAAATCTGAATGATCTGGACGTGTTTACGCGTAACGGTACACTACATGCGCAATACCGCATCGCACGTCGCCGGGAGTACCCATCGTCGTTTACGATCACCATGCCAACCGTAAGGCGTGTTAATTTCTCAGGAGCAAGTCAGTCGACGCTATCCGGTTTTACGAATCTGAATGATCTTGACGTCACCCTCTCCGGAGCGTCCGAGAGTCAGATCACGACCCAGTCAAGTCGGGTGAATCTAGTTCTTTCCGGTGCTTCCGTACTGCGGCTAAATGGGCAGGGGAACGCTCTGACGAGTGATTTGTCGGGAGCCTCATTACTCCAGGCTTTTGGGTATCCTGTTGATAATGCGGGTGTAGAGGCATCCGGAGCGAGTAAGGCAAATATCAATGTACGGGCTTCACTGGTCGTGAATGCGAGTGGTGCCAGTACCATTCGTTATCAGGGTACACCTACCATAAAGCAGCAGGTAAGTGGGGCCAGTTCGGTACAGAAAGAGTAGTTGCCATTTACAGGTCAGGCGCATCAAACATGAGTCGTCCCGAATTTTTCAGCTAAATGGTCTAGAGCCCGTGGTACCAAACAAAACGAAGCATGGGATACGTGTTGGCCATAGGCAAAGACTATGCCGAGCATCACCAGTCATTTAGGTAGCTAACCCCATCGGTAGGTCCGATTGAAAATTCGGGATGACAAAATATAATCAGCCACTCTTCACATAGTCTTTCCCACTCGGCTAGGGCTGAACGACAGCAGTGCTGTCTGCTTTTTTCTTTGCGGCTTCCTTCGCCTGTTTTTTGAAAAAACCACGAAGCAGAAAATTGCTTTGAGCAGCTTTCAAATCCTGATTGAGCAACACGGTTCCCTGGCTCAGGTTACGAAGTGTAGTCCGAAGGTTGGTCGCCGTTTCCTGATCGGTGAGCAATACGCCCAGGGGACTGTTGGTATTATTCAGTTTTTCGGAAGCCCGGTTGAGGTTCGTCGAGGTCTGGCTGAGCGTACCCACCGTTTGATTGGCTGACCCAGCGGCTTTCTCAAGCTGTGCTGCCGACCGGCTCAATCGGCGAAACACGGTCGTGTCCGTCACTAACTCATTGGCAAGGGTGCCTTTCGTGTTTAGTTTAGCCGCAAATTGCGAAACAGAGCCTGTTACTTTCACCGTGTTGTCAGAAGCCCGTTCCAGATTGCGCATGGCTTTCTTGAAATTTTCGGCGACAAGCGAATCAGTCAATACCGCGCCTACGGTGCCTTTGCCGCGTCTCAGATTCCCGACCAATTCTTTAAAGTCATTGGTAACTTTGAGCAGGTTGTTGTTATTTTCCTGCAAGGTCGCCATGATTTGATCGGAGCTGAGCGCTGCCGACGTTTTGATCCGGTCCCCATCTTCCACTTCGGGATGTTTGGTTGTTCCGCCCGTGATCACAACGATTTTGTTGCCAATGAGCCCGTCGGAACTAATGGTGGCATCGGCATCCTTGCGAATATACTGCTGGGAACTTTGTTCGATGCTCATGTCAACTTCGACCTGGGCGTTTCCATAAAAACTGATCCGCTTGACCGTTCCGATTTTGACACCCGAAAACCAAACATTGTTACCGACTTTCAGACCGCCTACGTCTTTGAAAACGGCCATAAGTTTTATGCTTTTTGTAAAGCGTTTCTGTTGTCCGCCCAGTACAAACACCCCGGCAACGAATATGGCAATGCCCACCAGGACAAAAATGCCGACAACAATGGAGCGTTTGTTCGATTCAGTACTCATAGTAATGGTTTATAATTCTTGGTTTTCGGTAGCTAACTTCGGTTACGTTTACGGCAAGTGTAGGCTTATTGTATCAGGTAGATCGCAAACCATATACTGAAAACTGTAAACGAGTTATTCTGTTTAATCCACAAATTTGTAGTTATAAAACTGCTTGATTCGCTCATCGGGATCGGCAAAGACTTCCTCAAAAGATCCAACCCGTTCAAATTTGCCGTCCAGCAGCATCGCCACCCGGTCGCCGGTCGTTTTCGCACAGGTCAGGTCGTGGGTGATGATAATGGAGGTCGCCTTAAACCGCTCCCGCACTTCATTGATCAGGTTGTTAATTTCGATACTCGTTATCGGGTCGAGCCCTGAGGTCGGTTCATCGTATAACATAATCTCCGGCTGGAGTATCAAGGTGCGGGCAATGCCAATGCGTTTCCGCTGACCGCCAGAGAGTTCGGATGGCATCTGGTTGATCGTTTGGGACAAGCCTACATCGTCGAGTGCTTTTTCTACTGCTTTGTCAATGTCGGCCCGGCTCAGGTTGCGAACGTTACGGACGAGTGGAAATTCCAGATTTTCCCGGATGCTCATGCTGTCGTACAGGGCGCTGCTCTGAAACGAAAACCCCACTTTTTGCCGAAACTCATCTAACGCCCGGCCCCGTAGTGTTTCCACATCCTGCCCCAGCACAATTACGCTCCCGGCATCGGGTTTAAGCATCCCGATAATCAGTTTGATCAACACGGATTTGCCCGTACCGGACCGGCCGAGTACGGCGACATTTTCGCCCTGGTTCACTTCCAGATCGACTCCCCTCAAGACGTGCAAATCACCAAAGGATTTGCGTAGTCCTTTGATCTGAATAACTGGTTTTGTAGCTGGTGTCATAGTGTAAAAAGCGAAAGAGCGAATGGTAAACGAGCGCCAGGTGTCCCCAGATCCGCTTGTTTACGTAGTCACTCTTCATGTCAACTTCCCCGCAGAGCGCCTATAATCTGTAGAGACAGGAGTTCTTCGATGAATACTAAAAACATGGACGTAACAACGGCGGAGTTGGCCGCTTTGCCAACGCCCTCGGTGCCTTTTGATGAATGA
It encodes:
- a CDS encoding head GIN domain-containing protein, translating into MNTICRQLLNLCLLALLFNLTSCSLIREDAGPYQGDTRTYPFTGFDQVDMGSAFHITVQQGSTFGVTVEGDRRNLNDLDVFTRNGTLHAQYRIARRREYPSSFTITMPTVRRVNFSGASQSTLSGFTNLNDLDVTLSGASESQITTQSSRVNLVLSGASVLRLNGQGNALTSDLSGASLLQAFGYPVDNAGVEASGASKANINVRASLVVNASGASTIRYQGTPTIKQQVSGASSVQKE
- a CDS encoding MlaD family protein, producing MSTESNKRSIVVGIFVLVGIAIFVAGVFVLGGQQKRFTKSIKLMAVFKDVGGLKVGNNVWFSGVKIGTVKRISFYGNAQVEVDMSIEQSSQQYIRKDADATISSDGLIGNKIVVITGGTTKHPEVEDGDRIKTSAALSSDQIMATLQENNNNLLKVTNDFKELVGNLRRGKGTVGAVLTDSLVAENFKKAMRNLERASDNTVKVTGSVSQFAAKLNTKGTLANELVTDTTVFRRLSRSAAQLEKAAGSANQTVGTLSQTSTNLNRASEKLNNTNSPLGVLLTDQETATNLRTTLRNLSQGTVLLNQDLKAAQSNFLLRGFFKKQAKEAAKKKADSTAVVQP
- a CDS encoding ABC transporter ATP-binding protein; amino-acid sequence: MTPATKPVIQIKGLRKSFGDLHVLRGVDLEVNQGENVAVLGRSGTGKSVLIKLIIGMLKPDAGSVIVLGQDVETLRGRALDEFRQKVGFSFQSSALYDSMSIRENLEFPLVRNVRNLSRADIDKAVEKALDDVGLSQTINQMPSELSGGQRKRIGIARTLILQPEIMLYDEPTSGLDPITSIEINNLINEVRERFKATSIIITHDLTCAKTTGDRVAMLLDGKFERVGSFEEVFADPDERIKQFYNYKFVD
- a CDS encoding STN and carboxypeptidase regulatory-like domain-containing protein yields the protein MQVFAQDVPPLERLITVDIRNATTESALREISRLGHFEFSYNPARIDGKAVVTVRLMNTPVREVLNRVFQNQVTVKSRGNHVILVRREFPEPGPKNFLLDGYILDEQTGERIAQASIFEKTTLASTVSNPFGYYRLRLPTDLPAVRLDVRKQAYVGETVLIRSRLSHSVSIRMTPVPPRLSLETLPIRITEDTTRLMSTLATLPVDVTSPVVDTTTQQRPKSVLEQSRERITRLFVSAQQSIHDVNLSRDTLYRDWQVSFLPFIGTNHRLSGRISNRISVNALIGYSFGVRAFEVGGLFNLVRADVTGFQAAGLGNLVGGHVRGVQLAGLYNLNGGALQGVQAGGLFNINRKQAQGVQLAGLFNTSIGELTKIVQVGGLVNVAGKSVGGVQLAGLANVAMGDVRGWQISGLVNRARTVSSGHQIGLINLADSSGNVPFGLFSHVQKGGFRRVEVAANEVNLLNLTYRTGVRRFYNIISAGYSFARAGSPDLSAGYGLGTGFVLSGSTLLTLEGTHHHLFYFDQSSNGGWNNQIRLSTLFETKLSNHLSLAYGPSLNWYFGNDNTTRPTLQPSIPLFSERTDAFSNARHWGWVGFQVGLRFGNS
- a CDS encoding FecR family protein, producing the protein MADQQPIDDALLGKFLAGETDPAESARVRQWLSSREPGTAGPSPDDFDRFEHIWNAAKPDSTEVDTDAAWRSVQKKMRVSDRTAIKRQEPVIKPLLVLRPERRVPGTAPLWRIAAMLTLVAGMGWLTYTLKFFGHHHPAAEMVVLTANEQQISKTLPDGTRIVLNRHSTLRYPTAFAEERRDVALTGEAFFDVTPDATRPFHIDARNSVVQVLGTSFTIRAYDANVSVAVRTGKVRFSRGRKAVLLTKNQQATFDASGDTIRRLRASPNAFAYKTGVLVFEKEPLREVVQAINQYYNTDVQLANARLGNCLLTTRFDKTPLETVLSVTAETLGLQVRHVGKQVILDGNGCQ